One window from the genome of Leptospira johnsonii encodes:
- the cobA gene encoding uroporphyrinogen-III C-methyltransferase produces the protein MNTEVGKVYLVGAGPGNPELMTLKALRILEKAEVILYDALLDSSFLEYFPSSSIVHYVGKRAGQHSATQEEIQELIVRYSLQGKTVVRLKGGDPFVFGRGGEELLTLRKHKIPYEIIPGVSALSAGSSGAGFPLTHRGLSRQVLIMDGHTVLQEDTNWKWFAEFRGTIALFMGTSSIVQISKNLIDNGASSLLPVALVENASLKNQKTTVTNLGKIIEEGLSKQSSGPGIIYIGPVVHLIGENPELSFPGYTSQGEEV, from the coding sequence ATGAATACCGAAGTGGGAAAAGTATATTTGGTGGGCGCGGGTCCCGGAAATCCGGAACTTATGACCTTGAAAGCCCTGAGAATATTAGAAAAAGCGGAAGTAATTCTGTACGACGCTTTATTGGACTCTTCCTTTTTGGAATATTTTCCTTCTTCTTCCATCGTTCATTATGTAGGTAAAAGGGCAGGGCAACATTCTGCTACTCAAGAAGAGATCCAAGAGCTGATCGTTCGATATTCTCTCCAAGGTAAAACCGTAGTACGTTTGAAAGGAGGAGATCCTTTCGTATTCGGCAGAGGCGGGGAAGAACTACTCACATTAAGAAAACATAAAATTCCGTACGAAATTATTCCTGGCGTAAGTGCATTAAGCGCCGGATCATCGGGAGCAGGTTTTCCTTTAACGCATAGAGGATTGTCCAGACAAGTTTTGATCATGGACGGTCATACTGTTCTGCAGGAAGATACTAATTGGAAATGGTTCGCAGAGTTCAGGGGAACGATCGCTCTATTTATGGGAACTTCTTCCATTGTACAGATCTCTAAAAATTTGATCGATAACGGGGCTTCTTCTCTCCTTCCAGTAGCTTTGGTGGAAAACGCGAGTTTAAAAAACCAGAAGACAACTGTGACCAATTTGGGTAAAATTATAGAAGAAGGTTTATCCAAACAAAGTTCCGGACCGGGAATTATTTATATAGGTCCTGTTGTACACCTGATCGGAGAAAATCCAGAACTTTCTTTTCCTGGATACACTTCCCAAGGAGAAGAAGTATGA
- the cysD gene encoding sulfate adenylyltransferase subunit CysD, with the protein MTTRTRLSHLQQLEAESIYILREVAAQFERPALLFSGGKDSITLVHLALKAFRPGKFPFPLVHIDTGHNFKEALQFRDDLANRIGEKLIVRYVQDSIDQGKAVEEKGKFPSRNAIQTVTLLDTIEEFKFDACIGGARRDEEKARAKERVFSVRDEFGSWDPKLQRPELWNIYNGKIHVGENVRVFPISNWTELDVWEYIKAENIPLPSLYFSHKRQIVWRENVVFPVSEFVTLDSSDKVEEKTVRFRTVGDMTCTAAVESEANSLDDIIREIQTSRTTERGSRLDDKRSEAAMEERKRGGYF; encoded by the coding sequence ATGACGACTAGAACTCGATTGTCGCATCTCCAACAACTAGAAGCGGAATCCATTTATATACTCAGGGAAGTTGCCGCTCAATTCGAGAGACCTGCGCTTTTATTTTCCGGAGGAAAGGATTCCATCACTTTGGTGCATCTTGCACTGAAAGCGTTCCGTCCAGGAAAGTTCCCATTTCCTTTGGTACATATCGATACAGGCCATAACTTTAAAGAAGCATTACAATTTCGTGATGATCTTGCGAACCGTATTGGAGAAAAACTGATCGTTCGATACGTTCAGGATTCCATAGACCAAGGAAAGGCTGTGGAAGAAAAAGGAAAATTCCCGAGCAGGAACGCGATCCAAACGGTAACATTATTGGATACTATCGAAGAATTTAAATTCGATGCTTGTATAGGCGGGGCGAGAAGGGACGAAGAAAAAGCCCGCGCGAAAGAAAGAGTATTCTCAGTTCGCGATGAGTTCGGGAGCTGGGATCCTAAACTGCAAAGACCTGAACTTTGGAATATTTATAACGGAAAGATCCATGTAGGAGAAAACGTAAGAGTTTTCCCTATTAGCAACTGGACTGAGTTGGATGTTTGGGAATATATCAAAGCAGAGAATATTCCACTTCCTTCATTATATTTTTCTCATAAAAGACAAATAGTTTGGAGAGAGAATGTAGTTTTTCCTGTTTCCGAATTCGTGACTCTGGATTCTTCCGACAAGGTGGAAGAAAAAACTGTCCGTTTTAGGACTGTAGGGGATATGACCTGCACCGCAGCGGTAGAATCCGAAGCAAATTCTTTAGATGATATTATTCGTGAGATCCAAACTTCTAGAACAACGGAAAGAGGATCCAGATTGGACGATAAACGTTCCGAAGCTGCGATGGAAGAACGTAAAAGAGGCGGTTACTTCTGA
- a CDS encoding sulfate adenylyltransferase subunit 1, whose amino-acid sequence MDLLRFITAGSVDDGKSTLIGRLLYDSKSVFQDQLEAIEKTGQVNGQINLALLTDGLKAEREQGITIDVAYKYFSTPKRKFIIADAPGHIQYTRNMVTGASNSDLAIILIDARKGVIEQTYRHSYIASLLKIPHVVICVNKMDLVDFSKERFDEIVEDYKNFASDLDFKGLEFIPISALNGDNVVDTSPNMSWWKGKTLLGYLEDLEIEVDETKHEPRFPVQYVIRPQTEDHHDYRGYAGQVRSGLFKKGDDIAVLPSGLRSKIKSIYTYESEVEEAFAPMSVTILLEDEIDISRGDMIVTDKHQPIVSQDIEAELCWMDAKSLVPGNKYLLRQTTGSVKSAVKEISFRIDIQTHEKLESSQLALNEIGRIKIRTAKPIAFDSYFENRGTGSFVLVDEGTNNTVGAGMIVGAY is encoded by the coding sequence ATGGACTTATTACGTTTTATTACCGCAGGAAGCGTAGACGACGGAAAATCCACATTGATTGGTCGTCTTTTGTACGATAGCAAATCGGTATTCCAAGACCAGTTGGAAGCGATTGAAAAAACCGGCCAAGTAAACGGGCAGATCAATTTGGCTCTTCTTACTGACGGACTCAAAGCAGAGAGAGAACAAGGGATCACTATCGATGTGGCCTATAAATATTTCTCTACACCCAAAAGAAAGTTCATTATCGCGGATGCTCCGGGGCATATCCAATACACTCGAAATATGGTGACCGGTGCTTCCAACTCCGACCTTGCAATCATTCTGATAGACGCTCGTAAGGGAGTGATCGAACAGACTTACAGACATTCTTATATCGCTTCTTTATTAAAAATCCCTCATGTAGTTATCTGCGTGAACAAAATGGACTTAGTGGATTTTTCCAAAGAACGTTTCGATGAGATCGTAGAAGATTATAAAAATTTCGCCTCCGATCTGGATTTCAAAGGGTTGGAGTTCATACCGATTTCCGCTCTGAACGGGGATAATGTCGTGGACACTTCTCCTAATATGAGTTGGTGGAAAGGCAAAACTCTTCTGGGTTATTTGGAAGATTTGGAAATCGAAGTAGATGAGACCAAACACGAGCCTAGATTTCCTGTTCAGTATGTGATCCGTCCTCAAACGGAAGATCATCACGATTACAGAGGGTATGCAGGTCAGGTCAGAAGCGGCCTTTTCAAAAAGGGAGACGATATTGCAGTTCTTCCAAGCGGGTTACGCTCTAAGATCAAATCTATCTATACGTATGAAAGCGAAGTGGAAGAAGCTTTTGCTCCTATGTCTGTTACCATTCTATTAGAAGACGAAATTGATATTAGTCGTGGAGATATGATCGTAACCGACAAACACCAACCGATCGTTTCTCAAGATATAGAAGCGGAACTTTGTTGGATGGATGCCAAGTCTTTGGTGCCGGGAAATAAATATCTTCTAAGACAAACCACCGGTTCTGTAAAATCCGCTGTTAAAGAAATTTCCTTTAGGATAGATATCCAAACCCACGAAAAATTAGAATCTTCTCAACTTGCTTTGAATGAGATCGGAAGGATCAAGATCAGAACTGCGAAACCGATCGCATTCGATAGTTATTTCGAAAATCGTGGAACCGGAAGTTTCGTTTTGGTGGATGAAGGTACGAACAATACCGTCGGCGCCGGGATGATCGTAGGAGCCTACTGA
- a CDS encoding precorrin-2 dehydrogenase/sirohydrochlorin ferrochelatase family protein, with translation MNQLLPVFIKLENKKVLVVGGGNVALEKLQHLKDTGCALTVISKEFKSETVGLLSSIKDAKMETREVQVSDLDGFDLVYSATNDRQTNRDLVEYAKQKKIWINCADDPSLCDFYSSAYFDRGPVRVAVSTQGGFAGLAGTIRTILEEILPKDHDQELENLLEIRNLSKRKLGDPEERKTALKFLLSEFKQKYLSTDTK, from the coding sequence ATGAACCAACTTCTTCCTGTTTTTATAAAATTAGAAAATAAAAAAGTGCTAGTAGTGGGCGGAGGAAATGTCGCTCTCGAAAAACTACAACACCTGAAAGATACAGGCTGTGCGCTTACAGTTATCTCGAAAGAATTCAAATCGGAAACTGTTGGTTTGCTTTCTTCCATAAAAGATGCGAAGATGGAAACAAGGGAAGTTCAGGTTTCCGATCTGGACGGATTCGATCTGGTATATTCCGCTACAAACGATAGACAGACAAATCGTGACTTAGTGGAGTACGCCAAACAAAAAAAGATCTGGATCAATTGTGCAGACGATCCTTCTCTTTGTGATTTTTATTCTTCCGCATATTTTGATAGGGGACCTGTCCGTGTGGCTGTTTCCACTCAAGGAGGGTTCGCGGGACTTGCCGGGACCATCCGCACCATTCTTGAAGAGATCCTGCCAAAGGACCACGACCAAGAATTGGAAAATTTATTAGAAATCCGTAATTTGAGCAAACGTAAACTAGGTGATCCGGAAGAAAGAAAAACAGCTCTCAAATTTTTGCTGAGCGAGTTTAAACAAAAATACTTATCAACGGATACGAAATAA
- a CDS encoding SMP-30/gluconolactonase/LRE family protein, whose amino-acid sequence MLHRSLSNPAVRVLIPSAFIFLIFGIFILIGWSKTDPIDYEPDDIIRQEERDILFISNVINEKSPIEKPFGLAVDSKGAIYTGSSDGNIYKIKTDGQTELFAKTSGRALGITFDGKENLVVCVSGLGLAFYDSKGNENVLLREDSEGNPLTNLYGLDIGSDGTVYFTEVSRKFSYEDSYLEELESRPNGRILSYNPRTQEVKTVLEDLYHPTGISLSSSEDFLVFGEKYRHRVSRFWLKGKKAGKDQFFITHLPGSPALISSDSQKNFWIALSSPRHIAIDKIQNFPILKKIIASLPFFFKPLEGELAYILSMDEEGDISLSLMDNTSDKLGSITSALQYGSGVLLAGFSSQKVWKWKFETLEMFF is encoded by the coding sequence ATGTTACATCGATCTCTTTCTAATCCGGCAGTTAGGGTACTTATTCCTTCTGCTTTTATATTCTTAATCTTTGGGATCTTTATTTTAATTGGTTGGTCCAAAACCGATCCTATCGATTACGAACCGGACGATATCATCCGCCAAGAAGAAAGAGATATATTATTCATATCTAATGTAATAAACGAAAAATCTCCCATCGAAAAACCTTTCGGTCTTGCGGTAGATTCTAAAGGAGCAATTTATACAGGCTCCTCCGACGGAAATATCTACAAGATCAAAACCGACGGACAAACTGAATTATTTGCAAAAACTTCCGGAAGAGCATTAGGGATAACATTCGATGGAAAAGAAAATCTAGTTGTCTGCGTTTCCGGATTAGGTCTCGCATTTTACGATTCAAAAGGAAATGAGAACGTACTCCTAAGAGAAGATTCGGAAGGAAATCCATTGACCAATCTTTACGGTTTGGATATCGGCTCCGATGGAACTGTCTATTTTACCGAAGTTAGCAGAAAGTTTTCTTACGAAGATTCGTATTTGGAAGAATTGGAATCAAGACCTAACGGCAGAATTCTTTCTTATAATCCCAGAACCCAAGAAGTAAAAACTGTTTTAGAAGACCTATATCATCCTACCGGGATCAGTTTATCTTCTTCCGAGGATTTTTTAGTCTTTGGAGAAAAGTATAGACATCGTGTTTCTCGCTTTTGGTTAAAAGGGAAGAAGGCAGGAAAGGATCAGTTTTTTATCACACATCTTCCTGGAAGTCCAGCTCTCATCAGCTCCGATTCTCAGAAGAATTTTTGGATCGCCTTATCTTCTCCCAGACATATCGCAATCGATAAGATACAAAATTTTCCGATCTTAAAAAAGATCATCGCTTCTCTTCCATTCTTCTTTAAACCGTTAGAAGGAGAACTCGCTTATATTCTTTCTATGGATGAAGAAGGAGACATTAGTCTCTCTTTGATGGATAATACTTCGGATAAATTGGGGTCCATTACTTCTGCATTGCAGTACGGATCCGGGGTTTTACTTGCGGGATTTTCTTCTCAAAAAGTTTGGAAATGGAAGTTTGAAACTCTGGAAATGTTTTTTTAA
- a CDS encoding CPBP family intramembrane glutamic endopeptidase, with translation MDLEKEDQKLTPGRDVLLMGLIQVFVLFIGMYSYMKVTRFQVESTLSLKASKQNFVKAKEVVNTVPSEVAWNEPASAEKAVREYTEFVVTKRPWLLSLDRIIWGLCFLVPSYFFIRKIARIETAEFTDSANGRDILAGVATGFATFCFVNVASSLIFFIIGKPQSNYLEIILTKNLFLNWKLLGWTLLAIAFGAGIFEEFFFRGFLLKYFEEKNLGSIGLFITSVIFGVVHFNGGSYVAPILLIFVGLSFGISYLKTGNIWVPVTAHITYNASMLLAGFLLGDRIS, from the coding sequence ATGGATTTAGAAAAGGAAGATCAAAAACTTACACCCGGCAGAGACGTTCTGCTCATGGGGCTGATCCAGGTTTTCGTACTGTTCATCGGTATGTATTCCTATATGAAGGTCACCCGATTCCAAGTGGAAAGCACCTTATCTCTAAAAGCTTCTAAACAAAACTTCGTTAAAGCAAAAGAAGTCGTAAACACAGTACCTTCCGAAGTGGCTTGGAACGAGCCTGCCTCTGCCGAAAAAGCAGTTAGAGAATACACCGAATTCGTAGTTACTAAGCGTCCATGGTTATTGTCCTTGGATAGGATCATCTGGGGATTATGCTTTTTGGTACCTTCTTACTTTTTTATCCGAAAGATCGCTCGGATCGAGACTGCGGAGTTTACCGACTCTGCGAACGGTAGAGATATACTGGCAGGAGTGGCGACAGGATTTGCTACATTCTGTTTTGTGAATGTAGCTAGTAGTCTGATCTTTTTTATCATAGGCAAACCCCAATCCAATTATCTGGAAATCATACTCACTAAGAATCTTTTCTTAAATTGGAAATTGTTAGGATGGACCTTACTTGCCATCGCATTCGGAGCCGGGATTTTCGAAGAATTTTTCTTCAGAGGATTTTTACTGAAGTACTTTGAGGAAAAAAATCTAGGATCTATCGGACTTTTTATCACCTCGGTTATTTTCGGAGTGGTTCATTTTAACGGGGGATCTTATGTGGCTCCGATCCTTCTTATCTTTGTGGGGCTTTCGTTCGGAATTTCTTATTTAAAAACCGGTAATATATGGGTGCCTGTGACTGCACATATCACTTATAATGCATCCATGCTTTTGGCCGGATTTCTGCTTGGGGATCGGATCTCTTAA
- a CDS encoding phosphoadenylyl-sulfate reductase has product MSPSDLEAKLKGLSLEDSLAKISQDFPGQAVFSTSFGMEDQVITHAIYSQNLDIRIFTLDTGRLFTETYELHKRTNGMYGKRIQTFFPDAQAVEDLINEKGPDSFYDSIENRKECCHIRKVVPLNRALKGAKIWVTGIRNDQSGSRENLTKVELDAGRDILKFHPILDWSWENVQQYVQDKNIPYNPLHDKGYPSIGCAPCTRAIMPGEDFRAGRWWWENESTKECGLHWVEGKLVRKKGSEV; this is encoded by the coding sequence ATGAGTCCGTCCGATCTGGAAGCTAAATTAAAAGGTCTGAGCTTAGAAGATTCTTTGGCGAAAATTTCCCAGGATTTTCCGGGACAAGCGGTGTTTTCCACCAGCTTCGGTATGGAAGATCAAGTAATCACTCACGCAATCTATTCTCAAAATTTGGACATTCGTATCTTTACATTGGATACAGGCAGATTGTTCACCGAAACTTACGAACTTCATAAGCGCACGAATGGAATGTATGGTAAGCGTATCCAAACATTCTTCCCGGATGCGCAAGCAGTAGAAGATCTGATCAATGAGAAGGGCCCCGATTCCTTCTATGATTCTATAGAAAATAGAAAAGAATGTTGTCATATTCGCAAAGTTGTCCCTTTGAACAGAGCTTTGAAGGGAGCTAAAATTTGGGTCACCGGAATTCGTAACGATCAATCCGGTTCCAGAGAAAATTTAACCAAAGTGGAGTTGGATGCGGGAAGGGATATTTTGAAATTTCATCCTATTCTGGATTGGTCTTGGGAGAATGTGCAACAGTACGTCCAAGATAAAAATATTCCGTACAATCCTCTCCATGATAAGGGATATCCCAGCATCGGATGTGCTCCTTGTACAAGAGCGATTATGCCAGGCGAAGATTTCAGAGCCGGCCGTTGGTGGTGGGAGAATGAATCCACGAAAGAATGCGGACTGCATTGGGTGGAAGGAAAACTGGTAAGAAAAAAAGGATCAGAAGTATGA
- a CDS encoding peptidoglycan DD-metalloendopeptidase family protein, producing MPSFKRHLILLSALILISLNEVQAVYDRLPLKSLEYSDSKIIRVREEIKYNLQISVSNLDQKVLVHLRFLVYKVGPKDTFFKIMARTGMDLDTLSSVNELASPQDIYPGMELLIPNMRGVYDSEEHSPDESGRKKVAARFRIAPKFLYYDDLRKSWFVPGRGLPKEEKNFFYGLVFSDPLAEEGRVSSKFGRRKDPFTKKDTFHGGIDLAAEEGTPVYASADGEVSFSGVRGGYGSLIVLKHGLGYETKYGHLSKLLVSPGTRVKKGQLIGEVGMTGRATGFHLHFEVLRNSLRQRPIFKGHV from the coding sequence ATGCCTTCCTTCAAAAGACATCTCATTCTGTTATCCGCACTCATACTAATCTCACTAAACGAGGTCCAAGCGGTTTACGATCGCCTTCCTTTAAAAAGTTTGGAATATTCGGATTCAAAAATTATCCGAGTCAGAGAAGAGATAAAATATAACCTTCAAATTTCTGTGTCCAACTTGGACCAAAAAGTTCTGGTCCATCTCAGATTCCTAGTCTACAAAGTAGGACCCAAGGATACTTTTTTCAAGATCATGGCTAGGACAGGAATGGACCTGGACACTCTTTCCTCCGTAAACGAATTAGCTTCTCCCCAAGACATTTATCCTGGGATGGAACTTTTGATCCCGAATATGAGAGGTGTTTACGACTCGGAAGAACATTCTCCTGACGAATCCGGACGCAAAAAAGTCGCAGCCCGTTTTCGTATCGCTCCTAAGTTCTTATACTATGATGACCTCAGAAAATCCTGGTTCGTTCCAGGCAGAGGATTACCTAAAGAAGAGAAAAACTTTTTTTACGGATTGGTATTCTCCGATCCATTAGCGGAAGAAGGAAGAGTCAGTTCGAAATTCGGAAGAAGAAAGGACCCTTTCACAAAAAAGGATACTTTTCATGGCGGGATCGACCTCGCAGCAGAAGAAGGAACACCAGTCTATGCGTCTGCAGACGGAGAAGTTTCCTTTTCCGGAGTAAGAGGAGGTTACGGAAGCCTGATCGTTTTAAAACATGGATTGGGTTACGAAACCAAGTATGGACATTTAAGTAAATTGTTGGTCTCTCCAGGCACAAGGGTCAAGAAAGGACAATTGATCGGAGAAGTCGGAATGACTGGAAGAGCCACTGGATTTCATTTACATTTTGAAGTGTTGAGAAATAGTTTGAGACAAAGGCCCATATTTAAGGGTCATGTCTAA
- a CDS encoding NADPH-dependent assimilatory sulfite reductase hemoprotein subunit, which yields MSEQKELSEVEHIKTASRGLRGKIGTAIETGADGFEEDDKQLIKFHGMYQQKDRDRRKDDAGEFIENPTSFMIRGRIPGGRLTSDQYMVWDDLADKFGGGALRLTTRQSIQMHTILLKDLKPIMQAVHKVNLSTMGACGDVVRNVTQALNPWGNKELGQLDPIAQLLSDHFKYKSNAYAELWLGESQINKEDEPDPIYGTTYLPRKFKIAVTLAGNNSVDIYTNDMGFAATLDANGKIDGYFAFAGGGLGMTHNKAETYPRAADLLGWIPEKDLISVAEGIVTSHRDFGDRTNRKHARLKYVLAEKGVEWFRSEVERRSGAKFDIDRKLPKWETPNYLGWTERTDGTLALGFHTLSGRIKDFPEKPLKTALKDIISTFKLSVQVTADQDLVLMGIKKEDKEKLESKLKEYNINPASPKPLYDRALACPALPTCGLALTESERTFPQLLESIQKVIDKLDLNDRAPIVRMTGCPNGCARPYSAEIGIVGQQAGGKYSLFFGGNPEGTKVGDYVAKKVPFADIPVQLEKAFEVWKKEGNPNERFGDFAARYSLDKFRDLLGAM from the coding sequence ATGTCAGAACAAAAAGAACTTAGCGAAGTCGAACATATTAAAACAGCCTCTAGGGGACTAAGAGGAAAGATCGGTACTGCTATCGAAACTGGTGCAGACGGATTCGAGGAAGACGACAAACAATTGATCAAATTCCACGGAATGTACCAGCAAAAGGACAGAGACCGTAGAAAGGACGATGCTGGAGAATTTATAGAGAACCCAACTTCGTTTATGATCCGAGGAAGGATCCCAGGCGGAAGACTTACTTCGGACCAATACATGGTATGGGACGATCTGGCTGATAAATTCGGTGGCGGTGCGTTACGTTTAACTACTAGACAGTCTATCCAAATGCATACGATCCTTCTTAAGGATCTGAAGCCGATCATGCAAGCAGTCCATAAGGTGAATCTTTCCACTATGGGAGCATGCGGTGACGTTGTGCGTAACGTAACTCAGGCTTTAAATCCTTGGGGAAACAAAGAGCTTGGCCAATTGGATCCGATCGCTCAATTATTATCCGATCATTTTAAATATAAGAGTAATGCCTACGCCGAACTATGGTTAGGCGAGAGCCAGATCAATAAAGAAGATGAGCCTGATCCGATCTATGGAACCACTTATCTTCCTAGAAAGTTCAAGATAGCGGTTACTCTTGCAGGTAATAACTCTGTCGATATTTACACCAACGATATGGGATTTGCAGCCACATTAGATGCGAACGGTAAGATTGACGGTTATTTCGCTTTTGCAGGCGGCGGACTAGGAATGACTCACAATAAGGCGGAGACTTATCCTAGAGCTGCGGACTTACTCGGCTGGATCCCTGAAAAAGATCTGATCTCCGTTGCGGAAGGTATAGTAACTTCTCATAGAGATTTCGGAGATCGTACGAACCGTAAACATGCTCGTCTGAAATATGTTTTAGCGGAGAAGGGTGTGGAATGGTTCCGCTCCGAAGTGGAACGCAGATCCGGTGCAAAATTCGATATCGATCGTAAACTTCCTAAATGGGAAACTCCTAATTATCTGGGCTGGACAGAAAGAACGGATGGAACTCTTGCATTAGGATTCCATACTCTTTCCGGAAGGATCAAAGACTTTCCTGAAAAACCTTTAAAGACCGCTTTGAAAGATATCATTTCCACTTTCAAACTGAGCGTGCAGGTAACTGCTGATCAGGATTTGGTTTTGATGGGAATCAAAAAAGAAGATAAGGAAAAATTAGAATCTAAATTAAAAGAATATAATATTAATCCTGCTTCTCCTAAACCTCTGTATGATCGCGCACTTGCTTGTCCTGCGCTTCCTACTTGCGGTTTGGCATTGACCGAATCCGAAAGGACTTTTCCTCAATTATTGGAATCCATCCAAAAAGTGATCGATAAACTGGATCTGAACGATAGAGCTCCTATCGTGAGAATGACAGGTTGTCCTAACGGATGTGCACGACCTTACTCTGCGGAAATAGGGATCGTTGGTCAACAAGCCGGAGGAAAATATTCATTATTCTTCGGAGGAAATCCTGAAGGAACCAAAGTCGGCGATTATGTTGCTAAGAAGGTTCCATTCGCAGACATTCCTGTACAACTGGAGAAAGCATTCGAGGTTTGGAAAAAAGAAGGGAACCCGAACGAGAGATTCGGAGACTTTGCCGCTCGATATTCCTTGGATAAGTTCAGGGACTTACTGGGGGCGATGTAA